Below is a window of Candidatus Eisenbacteria bacterium DNA.
GCGCACGCAGACGGTGTTCGCGGATGGGAAGCCGACGGCTCGGCTGCTCCTGGTCGGCGAGGCTCCGGGGCGCGACGAGGACCTCCAGGGGCTGCCGTTCGTCGGGCGCGCGGGTCAGCTCCTCAACAAGATGCTCGCGGCGATCAACCTGGCGCGCGAGGACGTCTACATCTGCAACGTGCTGAAGTGCCGGCCTCCGGACAACCGGACGCCGATGCCCGATGAAGTGGAGAAGTGCTCTCCCTATCTCGAGCAGCAGATCGCGCTGGTGAAGCCGGCGCTGATCGGCGCGCTCGGGCTCTCGGCGGCGCAGGCGCTCCTCAAGACCAAGGCGTCGATGGGCTCGATGCGCGGGCGCCGGTTCGAGTATCGCGGCATTCCGCTCATCGCGACCTACCATCCCGCGGCGCTCCTCCGGAATCCGGGGCTGAAGCGCGACGCATGGGTGGACCTCCAGATGATCCGCGACTTCCTGCGCGACGCCGCGGGAGCCGAGGGCGCCGGGGCCGGCACCGCCGCTGCCGCCGCCACGGCCGTCGCACGGAGCGCCTCGTGACCGCGCTTCCCGCCCACGACGATCGCGAGCTTCGCCCCGCGACCGCGAACCGGGCCGCGGAGCGCGACTCCGCCCGCATCCCGCCGCAGGCGCTCGACGCCGAGCGCTCGGTGCTCGGATCGATGCTCCTCTCGCGGGACGCGATCGCGACGGCGCTCCAGCACCTCGGCGAGAACGCCTTCTACCGCGAGTCGCACCGGAAGATCTGGCGCGCCATCATCGAGATCTCGGACGGGACGCGTCCGGTCGACCTCCTGATGCTCCTCGAGGAGCTGAAGAAGCGGCACGAGCTCGACGCCGTGGGAGGCGCGGCCTATCTCACGACGCTCGACCAGTACGTCTCGACCGCGGCGAACGTGGAGCACTACTGCAAGATCGTCCACGAGAAGGCGATCCTCCGGAGCCTGATCGACGTGGGCACCGAGATCGTGGCCGAGGCCTTCGACGGCCGGGACGAGCCGGCGCAGCTCCTCGATCGCGCGGAGCAGGCCATCTTCGCGCTCTCGGACGAGCGCCTCCGCACGGGGTTCCTGCCGATGCGCCAGCTCGTGCTCCAGGGCTACTCGGCGATCGAGGAGTACCGGCAGCGGCAGGTGCACGTCACCGGCGTTCCCTCGGGTTTCTACGACCTCGACGAGATGACGGCGGGATTCCAGAAGTCCGACTTCGTCGTGATCGCGGGGCGCCCCTCGATGGGAAAGACCGCGTTCGCGATGAACATCGCCGACTTCGTGGGCGCGCGTGCCAAGGCGAAGGACCGGATGGCGGTCGCGGTCTTCAGCCTGGAGATGTCGAAGGAGTCGCTCGTGCAGCGGCTCCTCTGCTCGCTCGCGAAGGTGGACATCCACAAGGTCCGCCGCGGGTTCGCGAGCGCGCAGGAGTACAAGGCGCTCCAGCAGGCCGCGGCGCAGCTCCACGAGGCGCCGATCTACATCGACGACACCGCCGCGATCTCGATCCTCGAGATGCGCGCCAAGGCGCGGCGGCTCGTGTCGGAGATGCCGCTCGGAATGATCGTGATCGACTACCTCCAGCTCATCCGCGGGCCTCAGGATTCGGAGAACCGACAGCAGGAGATCTCGAGCATCAGCCGCTCGCTCAAGGCGCTCGCGAAGGAGCTGCAGGTGCCGGTGCTCGCGCTCTCGCAGCTCTCCCGGGCGGTCGAGACGCGCGGCGGCTCGAAGCGCCCGATGCTCTCCGACCTCCGCGAGTCCGGCGCCATCGAGCAGGACGCGGACGTGGTGCTCTTCGTGTACCGGCAGGACGCCTACGAGAACGACCCCGCCAAGATGGACGGCAAGGCCGAGATCATCATCGCCAAGCAGCGGAACGGACCCGTGGGGACGGTCGAGCTCGCCTTCCTCCGCGAGTGCACGCGGTTCGAGTCCCTGCGCGACATTCCGGAGCCCCGAATCCAGCCGCCGCCGCGGTGAGCCCGAGCGAGCGCGAAGCCAACGCCGCCGACGCCGAGGACCCGCTCCCCACCACCGGGCCGCAAGGCTGGCTCGTCGACCGCTTCGAGAACGTGGGGGAGGTCTTCCTCCTCCTCGGCGCCGCCCTTCGCGAGTTCCCCGGCGGGATCCGCAAGACGGGCCTCGTCTTCATCCAGATGTCCATGATCGGGCTCGGTTCGATGCCGCTCACGGTGATCGTCGCGCTCTTCACGGGCGCCGTCGCGGCGGTGCAGGCGGCCTATCAGATGCGCGACTACGTTCCGATGCTCTACCTCGGAACCGTGATCGGGAAGTCCGTGGTGATCGAGCTGGGGCCCGTCCTGACCGCGCTCGTCGTGGGGGGGCGCGTGAGCGCGGCGATCGCGGCGGAGCTCGGGACGATGCGCGTCACCGAGCAGATCGACGCGATGGAGACGCTCGGGATCAGCCCGATCCGCTACCTCGTCGTGCCCCGGCTCGTGGCGTCCTTCCTCATGCTCCCGCTCCTCACGATCTTCGCGGACATCCTCGCCATCTTCGGGGCGTACCTCGTGGCGGTGCTCACCCTCGACGTGAGTGGCCACACGTTCACGAGCGGCCTCAAGATGTACTTCAAGATCCAGGACGTCTTCTCGGGGCTCATCAAGGCGTTCTTCTTCGGCGGGATCATCGGCCTGATGGGATGCCACTACGGGCTCCGCACCGAGGGGGGCGCCGAGGCGGTCGGGGATTCCACCACGCGGGCCGTCGTCGCGTCGTGCCTCCTCATCCTGATCGTGGACTACCTCCTGGCCAGCTTCCTCTTCCGGGTGCTCTTTGCCTGATCCGGCCGAATCGGCCATCTCCTTCCAGGCCATCTGGAAGCGCCTGGGGACGAAAGTTGTGCTCCGGGGTGTCGATCTTTCCGTAGCACGGGGGGAGTGTCTGGTCGTGATCGGGCGCTCCGGAACAGGTAAGTCCGTGCTGTTGAAGCACGTTGTGGGTTTGCTCCAGCCGGACCGGGGTACGGTACGGGTGAACGGCATCGACGTTGCCACCCTGGAGGAGAAGGAGCTGCTCTCCCTGCGGGAGCAGATGGGGATGCTCTTCCAGGGGGGCGCGCTCTTCGATTCCATGACCGTGGGAGAGAACGTGGGGCTGGCCCTCCGGGAGCACACGCCGCTCCCGGAGAGCCAGATCGAGATGGTGGTGGCGGAGAAGCTCTCCCTCGTGGGCCTGAGCGGGAGCGAGGGAAGCCGGCCGTCGAGCCTGAGCGGAGGGATGAAGAAGCGGGCGGCGCTCGCTCGCGCGCTCGCGATGAACCCGAAGATCATGCTCTACGACGAGCCGACGACGGGGCTGGATCCGATCACGGCGGACGTGATCAACCGGCTGATCCGCCAGCTCCAAGAGAGGCTGGGCATGACGTCGATCGCCGTCACGCACGACATGCGCAGCGCGTACCACATCGCCGATCGCATCGCGATGCTCCACGAGGGACGCATCCACGCGATCGGGACGCCGGACGAGATCCAGAGCACGAAGGATCCGATCCTGCGTCAATTCAT
It encodes the following:
- a CDS encoding ABC transporter permease is translated as MSPSEREANAADAEDPLPTTGPQGWLVDRFENVGEVFLLLGAALREFPGGIRKTGLVFIQMSMIGLGSMPLTVIVALFTGAVAAVQAAYQMRDYVPMLYLGTVIGKSVVIELGPVLTALVVGGRVSAAIAAELGTMRVTEQIDAMETLGISPIRYLVVPRLVASFLMLPLLTIFADILAIFGAYLVAVLTLDVSGHTFTSGLKMYFKIQDVFSGLIKAFFFGGIIGLMGCHYGLRTEGGAEAVGDSTTRAVVASCLLILIVDYLLASFLFRVLFA
- a CDS encoding uracil-DNA glycosylase; protein product: MLTLPGFEQPGPPERLGDMGTGFRPFIPPAAPAVSLHDHLPKDLPTLQDLIRGCRECSLCKTRTQTVFADGKPTARLLLVGEAPGRDEDLQGLPFVGRAGQLLNKMLAAINLAREDVYICNVLKCRPPDNRTPMPDEVEKCSPYLEQQIALVKPALIGALGLSAAQALLKTKASMGSMRGRRFEYRGIPLIATYHPAALLRNPGLKRDAWVDLQMIRDFLRDAAGAEGAGAGTAAAAATAVARSAS
- a CDS encoding ATP-binding cassette domain-containing protein translates to MLRGVDLSVARGECLVVIGRSGTGKSVLLKHVVGLLQPDRGTVRVNGIDVATLEEKELLSLREQMGMLFQGGALFDSMTVGENVGLALREHTPLPESQIEMVVAEKLSLVGLSGSEGSRPSSLSGGMKKRAALARALAMNPKIMLYDEPTTGLDPITADVINRLIRQLQERLGMTSIAVTHDMRSAYHIADRIAMLHEGRIHAIGTPDEIQSTKDPILRQFIEGSSEGPLLPT
- the dnaB gene encoding replicative DNA helicase gives rise to the protein MTALPAHDDRELRPATANRAAERDSARIPPQALDAERSVLGSMLLSRDAIATALQHLGENAFYRESHRKIWRAIIEISDGTRPVDLLMLLEELKKRHELDAVGGAAYLTTLDQYVSTAANVEHYCKIVHEKAILRSLIDVGTEIVAEAFDGRDEPAQLLDRAEQAIFALSDERLRTGFLPMRQLVLQGYSAIEEYRQRQVHVTGVPSGFYDLDEMTAGFQKSDFVVIAGRPSMGKTAFAMNIADFVGARAKAKDRMAVAVFSLEMSKESLVQRLLCSLAKVDIHKVRRGFASAQEYKALQQAAAQLHEAPIYIDDTAAISILEMRAKARRLVSEMPLGMIVIDYLQLIRGPQDSENRQQEISSISRSLKALAKELQVPVLALSQLSRAVETRGGSKRPMLSDLRESGAIEQDADVVLFVYRQDAYENDPAKMDGKAEIIIAKQRNGPVGTVELAFLRECTRFESLRDIPEPRIQPPPR